The region AACCGATCATGCTTGCAGCCTGCGAGGGGCCATGAAGGTCCCTGACGATCGCACGTCCGATCACGACCCCGGTACAGCCGCCCGCCGCCTGGATGACACGCGCAGCAATCAGGGCTTCGATCGTCGGTGCCACCAGGCACAACAGGCTGCCGATCACGAACAGCGCCATTCCGACGATGATCACCGGCCGACGTCCAAACTGGTCCGATAACGGCCCCCAGAAGAGTTGAGAGACTGCTATGGCGACAAAGAAGGCGGACATGGAAAGCTGGATCTCGCCGGCGGTTGCCGAAAAGACAACCATCATCCCGGCCAGCGAAGGCAGGTAGATCTGCATGGCCAGCGGACTGATCGCGGAAATCGCGATCAGGACCGCAATGGACGGCTTTTTCTGGATGCCGGTGGATTGCGAGTGTCCGGCTGTCATGCCCTTGGGGGAACCTTTGGTTTATTTAAAAAACACCGGACACCGGTGTTGTTGTTCCAAAGGTACCTGCCCTGCGTGATCCGGCCGTGAAAAAGACAAAGCGCAGATATCTCAAGCTTTTCACGCATGACTTTCCAGCATGATTCCAGTTCCCTTGCGGCAATCTATAAGTCTGACTTAGAAGCCAAAAGTGTATGTTCGTTGCCTAACGGGATTCAGGAACGCTCAGTCGAAGACAATCTTCGGCGCAACCCGTTCGCTCGACGCTGCCGCTTTTTCAATGCCTGCGTAGACTTTTGCGGCGATGTCCTTGTAGACGCCGGCGATCGCCCCTTCCGGATCAGAAACCACGACCGGGGTGCCCGCGTCGGAGGTCTCACGGATCTTCATCGTCAGCGGGATCTCGCCAAGGAACGGCACGCCGAGACGTTCCGCCTCCGCACGCGCACCGCCATGCCCGAAGATGTCGTGCCGCCCGCCGCAGTCGGGGCACAGGAAGTAGCTCATGTTCTCGACGATCCCGAGCACCGGCACATCGACCCGCTTGAACATGTTGAGCCCCTTGCGCGCGTCGATAAGTGCCAGGTCCTGAGGCGTGGACACGATCACCGCCCCGGCGAGCGGCACCTGCTGTGCCATAGTCAACTGGGCGTCGCCGGTTCCCGGGGGCATGTCCACCACGAGGACATCGAGCTCGCCCCAGGCGACTTCGCGCAGCATCTGGGTCAGGGCCGAGATAACCATCGGGCCGCGCCAGATCATCGGGGTTTCCTCTTCGACCATGAAGCCCATCGACATCACCTTGACGCCGTAGCCTTCCAGCGGCTTCAGAACCCTGCCGGACAAAGGCTCCGGGCGGCCGGAGACGTTGAACAGGCGCGGCACCGAGGGACCGTAGATATCGGCATCCAGCACACCGACCTTAAGGCCGTGGGCAGCCAGGCCAAGCGCCAGGTTCGCGGTGGTGGTTGACTTGCCGACGCCGCCTTTGCCCGAAGCGACGGCGATGATGTGTTTGATGCCCGGCACACCGGGTTTTGCAGGCGCCGTTTCCTCCGCGGCGCGCTGAGGCTGCGGCTGGCGGGGGGCCGGTTTCGGGGCGGCCGCGCGTGCGGCGCCCGGCGTGCGTTCCGCCGTCAGGGCGACCATCGCGGTTTCGACGCCCTCGACCTGCCGCACCACCTTTTCCGCCGCCTGGCGCAAGGGTTCAAGCTCCTGTGCCCGTTCGGCGGGAACGGTAATGGAGAACGCCACACGGCCGTCGGACACAAAGACATCCGAAACCAGACCCAAGGAGACGATATCGCCTTCCAGGTCCGGCCCCTTGATCTGCTTGAGGCTTTCCATAACCGCGGATTTGATGGTGTCGTTCATAATGCTTCCCGTTGATTGCCGGCACCCGCTCAACGCGCCGGATTGGGTTCGCGCCCATGTTCCGGAATGTAAGAGGCACCGACCCTAAGACAATCTGTCAAAATGCTGCAGTGGCCGGCCGCAGTCTTAATCTGAACATGTTCAGACACAAGCCCACTATTTGACAGAAGACGGAACGGCCGAACCGCCGATATGCAGGTTAGGTGGAAAATCGCGCCCGGTATGTCAACCAGTTGCCGCCGGCCATGATGGAAGGCTCCGCCGCTACAGGCCCTTTGCACCGCATACCTCCGCCCCCGAGAAAGACGATTGTTCCCGTTTGCGGACAGGAACAATGTTTGGGTTGCACCGGGCCGCGCAAGATTTACTCTTGCAGGAATTGCCAATCAGTTCGCACGCTGGCGGACAATCACAGGACGTTTCATGCCGACCTGCCTCATCACCGCGGCGAATCGCGGGATTGGATTTGAACTTGCGCGCCAGGCCCTCGCGACGGGTTGGACGGTCTATGGTTCGGTGCGCTCTGAACGGGACGCGCGGGAGACAGCCGGCAAACTCGGTGAGGGCTACCGGCCATTGGTCTTCGACGTCACGGACCATCCGGCAGTGCGGCAAGCCGCGTCCGGGTTGACGGACGGCATCGACCTCCTGGTCAACAATGCAGGCGTGATCGGGCCTGCCCGCCAGATGCCACTCGACATGGATTTCGACGGCTTCGCGGAAACCCTGGCGGTGAACACGCTCGCACCGCTTGCCGTCTCGCAGGCTTTCCTGCCCCATCTGCGACGCGCCGGCTCCGGCAGGATCGTGACGGTTTCCAGCCAGATGTCCTGGATGGGCTACCGCAAGCCGGACACCCTCGCCTATCGAGCATCGAAAGCGGCGGTGAACAAGGTCATGCAGGGACTGGCAACCGCTCTGGAGCCCGAAGGCATTCCCGTTGTGCTGATTGATCCGGGCTGGGTGAAGACCGACATGGGCGGACCGGCTGCGGACAACTCGCCCATTGACGTTGCTGCAGGCATTCTGAAAATTGCCGAAAACCTGACGCTCGCCGACACCGGCAGGTTCTTCAAATGGACGGGCGAGGAACGCCCGTTTTAACCTCCTGCCCACCACCGAATGGAGCTGACCCCATGAGCTGGCCGCTTCCCGTCACGCTGACCGGCACTCACGCCACACTTGCCCCGCTCTCCCGGATGCATGCCGCAAACCTTGCCGAAGCGGCGGCCGAGGGCGACCTCTGGAAGCTCTGGTATACATCCGTCCCGAAGCCCGAGACGGTTCCGGCGGAAATCGACCGGCGTCTCGGATTGCAGGAGCAAGGCTCCATGCTTGCCTTTGCCGTGCTGACACCCAGTGGCAAGGCCGTCGGCATGACCACCTACATGAACATCGATGCGGCCAATAAACGCGTTGAAATCGGCTCGACCTGGTACCGCAAGGCCGTGCAGCGGACACTTGTGAACACCGAATGCAAGCGCATGCTCCTGGCCCACGCCTTCGAGGAGGTTGATTGCATTGCGGTAGAATTCCGCACCCACGTCATGAACCGCCAGAGCCGTGCCGCGATCGAGCGCCTCGGCGCCAAGCTGGATGGAATCCTGCGATCTCACCAACGCCTTGCCGACGGATCGCTCCGGGATACGGCGGTCTATTCGATTCTGCCGCACGAATGGCCAGCGGTCCGGGCGGGACTGGATTTCAAGCTCGCGGCCGACCGCTGAGCGCCTGTCCGCGCGGAGGTCAGCCTGCGCTCTTTTACACAGTTTTCCCGCTGCGCCAACACAGTGGGAAGGCACAGTTTTTCAAGGGTCAAAGCAACCTTCCCGTAACCCTGTTGGTTGTTCTTTCAATTTGACCTCAATTTTAAGCAATTGTGAGGATTTGGGGCGCACGCTGGTTTGATCGGCATAAGGATGGACCCGCTATGGAACTGTATCGCGCCTGCTATCGAAGCAAGATTGAATGGGGCAAACTCCGCCTGCCCCTGCCCGATGAAATTGACAATACGCTCCTGCGTATCCGCCGCATCAACCGCAAGGCGGGTGTCACCGGCGCGTTGCTGCTGGTCGACCAGCACGTCATCCAGGTTCTGGAAGGCCAGCCGGGTCAGGTTCTGGATTCCGTCTATTGCGTGATGAACGATCCGCGCCTCCATGCGATCGAGGGCATCATTCACGAACCGGCGGACTTCAGGCTGTTCCCGAATTCACTGATGTTCTTCCGCGACCTGACCGATGGCGTCGCCGCCTCGCAGCACCCGGTGCTGCGGCCGCTTCTGGACCATCCGGGCGAAGTGACCCGGGAAGAAGCTTATCTGGCATTCGGCCATTTCGCAGCCGAACTGCAAGAAGGTCGTCTGACGAACGACATGCTGATGATCTGACACGGGCCGACTTTCCTCCGGACCATCCGTCAGCATATTTGCCCATGACTGTGACTTCTTTGCCACAGTCACCCTGCCGGAGACGCAGATAGTGTGTGCGCCACTTTAAAGGGAGCGCACATGTCCGCCGGGCGGCCGCAGCCACTCCATCCATCCTCATCGAGGCGGTCGCGGGACTTGCGCTGCTAGGTGCCTTTGCGTTTTCCATCGGCGAGGCAACAAGATCCGCACAGACCCGCGACAGCGCCATCATCACGTTTGCGGTGACCGCCTCCGGCGTCAGCTTTTTCGGCGTATCCGGAGCGCTCTGGGGCCTTCTGGCGGGCGGCGCCTTCATGGCGCTCACGAGCGCGCGCGCTGCGACACAAGAATGAGTGCGCGTCCGACAGTGGATGCTTCAGGACGGAGAATCTCGGTTATGCGTCGGTTAAACCTTGCTCTGGTCCAACTGCCTCCCATAGTCTGTCTATAAACGAACCCATTGGAGTCGCGCGGCCGTGACAGGCGCATATCTGCTGAAACCGGATCCTCTTGCCCCAGGGCTTTCCACGTCGGTGACCGGTATCGATCAGAACGGGGAGACGGTCGAAACCAGGGTGGTGACCGAAAAACCGCTGACGCTCTACCTGAATTCGCAGGAAGTGGTCACGATGATGACCATCGGCGACCACCCGGACCTGCTGGCCGTCGGGTATCTGAAGAACCAGCACATGCTCGCGGACGACGACGTCATCACCGGTATCGACTATGATGACGACCTGGAAGTGGTGGTGGTCCGCACCGAGCGGGAGACCAACTTCGAGGAGAAGCTAAAGAAGAAGGTGCGCACATCCGGCTGCGCCCAGGGTACCGTCTTCGGCGATGTCATGGAGGGGTTCGAAACGATCGCCCTACCCAAGGACGGAAAACTCAAGACGTCGTGGCTCTATGAACTGACGAGGACGATCAATACGACGCCCTCGCTATATCTGGAGGCCGGCGCGATTCACGGTTGCGTGCTGTGCCAGGAAAACAGCGCGCTGGTCTACATGGAGGATGTCGGCCGGCACAATGCCGTCGACAAGATCGCCGGCTGGATGGTGCTGAACAATATTCCGGCGCACGACAAGATCTTCTATACGACCGGCCGCCTCACCTCGGAAATGGTCATCAAGACGGTGATGATGGGAATTCCCATTCTCGTATCCCGCTCCGGCTTTACTGCGTGGGGCGTTGAGCTTGCCCGCCAGGCCGGTCTGACGCTGATCGGCCGTGCGCGCGGCAAGCGCTTCATCGCCCTGGCCGGAGAAGAGCGGATCGAGTTCGACACCGAGCCGGGTCAGGTGGACGACGAACCTGAAAAGGCGAAACGCAAAGGGAGTGTGCCGGCGGCATGAGTGCGACGCGCGCAAGTTTGACCGAAGACCGTATGCTGGGCTGTGTCCTGGCGGGAGGTCAGTCGAGGCGGATGGGAGGCGGCGACAAGAGCCTTCTGGACCTGGGCGGCACGACCATGCTGGCCATGGTCGTCGACCGGCTGAAGCACCAGGTTGCGGACATCGTCCTGAATGCCAATGGCGACCCGCAGCGGTTTGCCCGGTTCGGACTGCCCGTCGTTGCCGATCCGGTGGGCGACTATGCCGGTCCCCTTGCCGGTGTTCTGGCGGGACTGACTTATGCCGCGGAAAACCGGCCGGATATCACGCATGTCGTGTCGGTTGCCGGAGACACGCCGTTTTTCCCGGTCGGCCTGGTCAAGCGCATGTGCGCCTCGGTGCCCTTGAGTGAACCGGTCATCGCCCTCGCCTCGTCTTCCGCCAAGCTGCATCCGGTTTTCGCCCTCTGGCCGGTTTCCTTGCGCCAGGATCTCCATGACTGGCTGAACACCGGGCAAAGCGGCAAGGTGCTTGCCTTTGTCGACCGTCACGACAGTGTGGAGGTCTCCTTCGATATCGATCCGGAGACCGGGCTGGACCCGTTTTTCAATGCCAACAAACCAGAAGACCTGACGACGGTCCGAGAAGCACTGAGCCACAGCACCACATGATCGATACACCCGTCTTTGCCATTACCGGCTGGAAGAATTCCGGCAAGACCCAGCTCGTGACCCGTCTGGTCAGCGAATTCACCTCACGCGGTTTCAAGGTCTCGACTGTGAAGCACGCCCACCACAATTTCGATATCGACAAACCCGGCGCGGACAGTTACCGCCACAGGCTCGCCGGCGCGAACGAAGTCGCACTGGTTTCGGGGCGCCGTTGGGCCCTGATGCATGAACTCAGAGGCGAGGAAGAACCGCCCCTGGAGGCCATTCTCGGCCGTCTTGCGCCCTGCGACCTGATTCTGATCGAGGGATACAAGCGCGAGAACCATCCAAAGATCGAAACCCGGCGCGAGGAGACGAGCGACCGCGGTTCCCTCGCCGCGTCAGATCCGAATATTCTGGCCGTTGCGGCGGATCACAGCTTGCCGGAGGAGACACTGCCGGTCTTCGATCTGAACGACGTCGCGGCGATGGCGGATTTCATTCAGGCCCACCTGGACCTGAAGGGACCGGGCTCATGACCGACAAGACACTTCTTGACGACTGCTTTCTGCATGACAAGGACAGGCTGCGCCACGACGAGGCGCTGGCGATCCTGAAAGACCGCCTGTCACCCGTCGCAAGCCGGGAAACAGTCTCCCTGGCAGACGCGCTGGAACGCATTCTCGCGGAAGACATCACGGCACCGCGCAACGTTCCGCTGGCGGACAATTCGGCGGTCGACGGCTACGCTTTCCGCCACGCCGACTTTGAGACGACCGGCGGCTTTTTCCGACTGCAGCAACGGATCGCGGCGGGTCATGCAACGGATATCGCACTCGCTCCCTGGGCCGCGGCACGGATCTTCACCGGCGCCGTCATGCCACCCGGCGCCGACACCGTGGCCATGCAGGAAGACTGCGAAACCCACCAGCAGGACGGCCATGACTTCGTCATTGTGCCGCAGGGTCTCAAGATAGGCGCCAACTGCCGGAAGGCCGGTGAAGATGTCGCCGAAGGTGCGGCCGTGTTGAGTGCGGGACATTGCCTGCGTCCGCAAGACCTGGCCGCGATCGCCTCAACCGGACGGGCCAGAATCGACGTGTACCGCAAGCTGAAGGTGGGGCTGGTTTCCACGGGGGACGAACTTCGCCGTCCCGGTGACCTCATGAACCTCGGCGATGTCTATGATTCCAACCACTTTCTGCTGCGCGGATTATGCGCGGCTCTTCCCGTTGAAATCGAAGACTTCGGCATCCTGAAGGACGATGCGGCCCTGGTCGAGGTGACCTTGAAGGACGCGGCAAGCCGTTGCGATGTCGTGCTGACGACCGGCGGAGCCAGCCGCGGCGATGAGGATCACATCCTCAAGGCACTGGACACGCTCGGCAAGCGCCACATGTGGCAACTGGCGATCAAACCCGGTCGCCCGATGATGTTCGGCAATATCGGCGCCTCCGCGTTTCTGGGGCTTCCGGGCAACCCTGTCGCGGCTATGGTCTGTTTTCTGCTTTACGTACGCCCGGTGATCAGTCTTCTGGCTGGAAGCGGCTTTTGCGAACCGCAGGGCTTCGAGGTACCGGCGGCCTTCGACGTCCCGACGAAAAAGCCGGACCGCCGCGAATTTTACCGCGGGTATCTTGGAACGGACGAAACCGGCGCGACCGTCGTTCACAAATTCATGCGCGACGGGTCCGGCCTGATCACGGGACTGCGGGAGGCCGACGGGCTGATTGAAATCCCGGAAGAGGTGACGGCAATCAGAAGAGGCGAACCGGTGCGCTTCCTGCCCTTTTCCGGTTTCGGTATCCGATAGCCCGGAGAATCCCCCGGGCTATCGTTCCTCAGTCTCAATAGGCGTATGGCCAGCCGGCGGCTACAAAGCGATATCCCTCGCCTTCCTTGACCACGCGCCCCATGCCCGGGAACGGGACATGCGCGCCTGCAAACAGAACCTTGTCGGTTGCAGCCTGGTCGAGGAATTTCCTGCGCGTTTCGGCCGCCTTCTGGGCATCAATGTCGAAACCGATGCCCCACTCCGGCTTTTCGAACTGGTAAACCGCCATGTGAACGATGTCGCCGGAAATGATCAGCGTTTCTCCGTTGCTGTCCAGCACATAACCACTGTGACCCGGCGTGTGGCCGGGCAATGCCATGGTATGGATGCCGGGAACGATTTCCTTGTCGCCCGAATGGAGCGTTTGACTGCCTTTATATGCCTCGGCTGCCCTGCGGGCGCCGGCGAAGAAGGGCTTGAACTGTTCGGGCGCGGCATTCATCGCGGCATCATCGTACCAGAAGGCGTGATCGACCTCCGGCAGGATCAGTTCGGCGTTGGCAAAAACCCGCTTGCCCTCACCGTCAACGACACCGAACAGATGGTCCGGATGCATATGGGTGATCAGGAGCGCATCGACCTGGTCGGCCGAAACCCCTGCAGCCGCCAGTGCGGACGGCAGGCGGCCCATTGTCGGGCCAAGGGCATCCGAGGTGCCGGCATCCACCAGGATCAATCGGTCTCCCGTGTTGACGAGATAGGCGTTGACCGGGATCCGCAATGCCTCGCCCTCGATCAGGGCTTCCTCGCGCATGCGCTTGCCTTCGGCTTCGTCATAACCGACGACCAGGTCCGGGGTCACATCGAGATAGCCGTCCAGAAGCGCGGTGACTTCGAAGTCGCCGACCTTGTAGCGTAGCGCCCCGGCCATGGGAGCACCGGCTTTCGGTGCGGCCGCGTGTGCAGATGGGGCAAGAAAGGTGATGCCCCCGGCCGCAGCAAGAGCCCCTGCTCCTCCAGCAGCTCCCAGCAGGGACCTTCTGGAAAGCGAAATATTGGAATTGGTCATGAATAGCCTCCGGGCTCGACCTGAAAACAATGAAACCTCAAGGCCCGGCCGGAGTGACCGACCGGGGCTGCTCTAAAAGTGATTCATTCGAATTGATTTTGAAGCCGTCCTAATCTTATAAAACTCATAAGCAGGGATTATGAATGCCCATTCCCACCGATTCACGTCCCACCCGGAGTGGCCGATGGATAAACTCAGTGCGCTTACCGGTTTTGTTGAGTCGGTAAATCTTGGCAGCTTCTCGGCAGCCGCGAAGCAACTCGGGATTTCCCAACCCGCCGTCAGCCAGCAGGTGCGAAGCCTGGAGAATGAACTCGGGACGCGGCTTTTCAACCGCACGACGCGCCAGCTTCGTCTCACCGAGGCCGGCGAGCGCTATTACACCTATGCGC is a window of Roseibium salinum DNA encoding:
- a CDS encoding Mrp/NBP35 family ATP-binding protein, which produces MNDTIKSAVMESLKQIKGPDLEGDIVSLGLVSDVFVSDGRVAFSITVPAERAQELEPLRQAAEKVVRQVEGVETAMVALTAERTPGAARAAAPKPAPRQPQPQRAAEETAPAKPGVPGIKHIIAVASGKGGVGKSTTTANLALGLAAHGLKVGVLDADIYGPSVPRLFNVSGRPEPLSGRVLKPLEGYGVKVMSMGFMVEEETPMIWRGPMVISALTQMLREVAWGELDVLVVDMPPGTGDAQLTMAQQVPLAGAVIVSTPQDLALIDARKGLNMFKRVDVPVLGIVENMSYFLCPDCGGRHDIFGHGGARAEAERLGVPFLGEIPLTMKIRETSDAGTPVVVSDPEGAIAGVYKDIAAKVYAGIEKAAASSERVAPKIVFD
- a CDS encoding SDR family oxidoreductase → MPTCLITAANRGIGFELARQALATGWTVYGSVRSERDARETAGKLGEGYRPLVFDVTDHPAVRQAASGLTDGIDLLVNNAGVIGPARQMPLDMDFDGFAETLAVNTLAPLAVSQAFLPHLRRAGSGRIVTVSSQMSWMGYRKPDTLAYRASKAAVNKVMQGLATALEPEGIPVVLIDPGWVKTDMGGPAADNSPIDVAAGILKIAENLTLADTGRFFKWTGEERPF
- a CDS encoding GNAT family N-acetyltransferase; translation: MSWPLPVTLTGTHATLAPLSRMHAANLAEAAAEGDLWKLWYTSVPKPETVPAEIDRRLGLQEQGSMLAFAVLTPSGKAVGMTTYMNIDAANKRVEIGSTWYRKAVQRTLVNTECKRMLLAHAFEEVDCIAVEFRTHVMNRQSRAAIERLGAKLDGILRSHQRLADGSLRDTAVYSILPHEWPAVRAGLDFKLAADR
- a CDS encoding BLUF domain-containing protein; this translates as MELYRACYRSKIEWGKLRLPLPDEIDNTLLRIRRINRKAGVTGALLLVDQHVIQVLEGQPGQVLDSVYCVMNDPRLHAIEGIIHEPADFRLFPNSLMFFRDLTDGVAASQHPVLRPLLDHPGEVTREEAYLAFGHFAAELQEGRLTNDMLMI
- the fdhD gene encoding formate dehydrogenase accessory sulfurtransferase FdhD; this encodes MTGAYLLKPDPLAPGLSTSVTGIDQNGETVETRVVTEKPLTLYLNSQEVVTMMTIGDHPDLLAVGYLKNQHMLADDDVITGIDYDDDLEVVVVRTERETNFEEKLKKKVRTSGCAQGTVFGDVMEGFETIALPKDGKLKTSWLYELTRTINTTPSLYLEAGAIHGCVLCQENSALVYMEDVGRHNAVDKIAGWMVLNNIPAHDKIFYTTGRLTSEMVIKTVMMGIPILVSRSGFTAWGVELARQAGLTLIGRARGKRFIALAGEERIEFDTEPGQVDDEPEKAKRKGSVPAA
- the mobA gene encoding molybdenum cofactor guanylyltransferase MobA; the encoded protein is MSATRASLTEDRMLGCVLAGGQSRRMGGGDKSLLDLGGTTMLAMVVDRLKHQVADIVLNANGDPQRFARFGLPVVADPVGDYAGPLAGVLAGLTYAAENRPDITHVVSVAGDTPFFPVGLVKRMCASVPLSEPVIALASSSAKLHPVFALWPVSLRQDLHDWLNTGQSGKVLAFVDRHDSVEVSFDIDPETGLDPFFNANKPEDLTTVREALSHSTT
- the mobB gene encoding molybdopterin-guanine dinucleotide biosynthesis protein B, with amino-acid sequence MIDTPVFAITGWKNSGKTQLVTRLVSEFTSRGFKVSTVKHAHHNFDIDKPGADSYRHRLAGANEVALVSGRRWALMHELRGEEEPPLEAILGRLAPCDLILIEGYKRENHPKIETRREETSDRGSLAASDPNILAVAADHSLPEETLPVFDLNDVAAMADFIQAHLDLKGPGS
- the glp gene encoding gephyrin-like molybdotransferase Glp produces the protein MTDKTLLDDCFLHDKDRLRHDEALAILKDRLSPVASRETVSLADALERILAEDITAPRNVPLADNSAVDGYAFRHADFETTGGFFRLQQRIAAGHATDIALAPWAAARIFTGAVMPPGADTVAMQEDCETHQQDGHDFVIVPQGLKIGANCRKAGEDVAEGAAVLSAGHCLRPQDLAAIASTGRARIDVYRKLKVGLVSTGDELRRPGDLMNLGDVYDSNHFLLRGLCAALPVEIEDFGILKDDAALVEVTLKDAASRCDVVLTTGGASRGDEDHILKALDTLGKRHMWQLAIKPGRPMMFGNIGASAFLGLPGNPVAAMVCFLLYVRPVISLLAGSGFCEPQGFEVPAAFDVPTKKPDRREFYRGYLGTDETGATVVHKFMRDGSGLITGLREADGLIEIPEEVTAIRRGEPVRFLPFSGFGIR
- a CDS encoding MBL fold metallo-hydrolase, whose protein sequence is MTNSNISLSRRSLLGAAGGAGALAAAGGITFLAPSAHAAAPKAGAPMAGALRYKVGDFEVTALLDGYLDVTPDLVVGYDEAEGKRMREEALIEGEALRIPVNAYLVNTGDRLILVDAGTSDALGPTMGRLPSALAAAGVSADQVDALLITHMHPDHLFGVVDGEGKRVFANAELILPEVDHAFWYDDAAMNAAPEQFKPFFAGARRAAEAYKGSQTLHSGDKEIVPGIHTMALPGHTPGHSGYVLDSNGETLIISGDIVHMAVYQFEKPEWGIGFDIDAQKAAETRRKFLDQAATDKVLFAGAHVPFPGMGRVVKEGEGYRFVAAGWPYAY